The proteins below are encoded in one region of Borrelia duttonii Ly:
- a CDS encoding V-type ATP synthase subunit A → MEAKGKVVGVIGNLVTIEMVGTVSMNEIVFIKTGGQSLKAEIIRIRDGEVDAQVFEMTRGIAVGDDVEFTDKLLTVELGPGLLSQVYDGLQNPLPELATKCGFFLERGLYLSALDRNKKWSFNATAKVGDFVVAGDFLGFVIEGTINHQIMVPFDRRDSYRIIEIVGDGDYTVDDKIAVIEDDAGGKHIITMSFHWPVKVPVTSYKKRLIPNETMVTQTRIIDTFFPVAKGGTFCIPGPFGAGKTVLQQVTSRNADVDIVIIAACGERAGEVVETLKEFPELTDPRTGKSLMERTCIICNTSSMPVAAREASVYTAITIGEYYRQMGLDILLLADSTSRWAQAMREMSGRLEEIPGDEAFPAYLESVIASFYERAGVVVLNNGSVGSVTVGGSVSPAGGNFEEPVTQATLKVVGAFHGLTRERSDARKFPAINPLDSWSKYRGVVEYEATEYARAFLVKGNEVNQMMRVVGEDGVSIDDFVVYLKSELLDSCYLQQNSFDSVDAAVSFERQNYMFNILYKILQSDFKFENKLEARSFINDLRQNILDMNLAPFKQEKFNKLEINLKNLLRSKKLDF, encoded by the coding sequence ATGGAAGCTAAAGGAAAAGTAGTAGGTGTTATTGGAAATTTGGTTACTATTGAAATGGTAGGTACGGTTTCCATGAATGAAATTGTTTTTATTAAAACAGGTGGTCAGAGTTTAAAAGCTGAAATAATCCGTATTAGAGATGGAGAAGTTGATGCTCAAGTGTTTGAAATGACAAGAGGAATTGCTGTTGGAGATGATGTTGAGTTTACAGATAAGCTTTTAACAGTTGAGTTAGGACCTGGTCTTTTAAGTCAGGTGTATGATGGTCTTCAAAATCCATTACCAGAGCTTGCTACTAAGTGTGGTTTTTTTTTAGAGAGGGGTTTATATTTAAGTGCTCTTGATAGAAATAAAAAGTGGAGTTTTAATGCAACTGCAAAAGTTGGAGATTTTGTTGTTGCTGGAGATTTTCTTGGATTTGTCATCGAAGGTACCATTAATCATCAAATTATGGTTCCATTTGATAGGAGAGATTCTTATAGAATTATAGAAATAGTTGGTGATGGTGATTATACTGTAGATGATAAGATTGCTGTTATTGAAGATGATGCTGGGGGTAAACATATTATTACTATGTCGTTTCATTGGCCTGTGAAAGTTCCCGTTACTAGTTATAAAAAGAGACTTATTCCTAATGAGACCATGGTAACTCAAACAAGAATAATAGATACATTCTTTCCGGTTGCAAAGGGTGGTACATTTTGTATTCCTGGACCTTTTGGTGCTGGTAAGACGGTTCTTCAACAGGTTACGAGTCGTAATGCTGATGTTGATATTGTAATTATTGCTGCTTGTGGTGAGCGAGCAGGTGAGGTAGTAGAAACTCTGAAAGAGTTTCCTGAACTTACAGATCCAAGAACAGGTAAATCATTAATGGAGAGAACATGTATTATTTGTAATACGTCTTCTATGCCCGTTGCTGCTCGTGAAGCATCAGTTTATACAGCTATTACTATTGGTGAATATTATAGGCAAATGGGTCTTGATATACTCTTGTTGGCAGATTCAACTTCAAGGTGGGCTCAGGCTATGAGAGAGATGTCAGGTCGTCTTGAGGAAATACCAGGGGATGAGGCATTTCCAGCCTATCTTGAATCTGTTATTGCATCATTTTATGAAAGAGCAGGTGTTGTTGTTTTAAATAATGGCAGTGTTGGATCTGTAACTGTGGGTGGTTCTGTTAGTCCTGCTGGGGGTAATTTTGAAGAACCAGTAACTCAAGCAACTTTGAAAGTGGTAGGAGCATTTCATGGTCTTACAAGAGAGAGATCAGATGCTAGGAAATTTCCAGCAATTAATCCTCTTGACTCTTGGAGTAAATATAGAGGTGTAGTTGAATATGAGGCAACAGAATATGCAAGGGCTTTTTTGGTTAAGGGAAATGAAGTTAATCAGATGATGAGAGTTGTTGGAGAAGATGGGGTGAGTATTGATGACTTTGTTGTGTATTTGAAATCTGAACTTTTAGATTCATGTTATTTACAGCAAAATTCATTCGATAGTGTTGATGCTGCTGTGAGTTTTGAGCGTCAAAATTATATGTTTAATATTCTTTATAAGATTTTACAATCAGATTTTAAATTTGAAAATAAATTGGAAGCAAGAAGTTTTATAAATGATTTAAGACAAAATATTTTAGATATGAATCTTGCTCCCTTTAAGCAAGAAAAGTTTAATAAATTAGAAATTAATTTAAAAAATTTATTACGTTCTAAAAAATTGGATTTTTGA
- the rsgA gene encoding ribosome small subunit-dependent GTPase A — protein sequence MNSSTFEVLWGVNNIYSVVEVNTNTVYEGVIKGKFLNTREKEYSPLVPGDFVCGDIYDEHKVYIKERMERRNVFWRYNKKVALRQVIVSNIDNILIVSSATLPEFKNSFIDRTLIVAEEQGITPIILVNKVDEGINLRVDSFIKIYEYLGYRVIKTSVVTLQGIDEVKKIIKNSRTSFIGQSGVGKSSLINVIDLNASQAINEISYKYARGRHTTVYAVAFHSDNKILIDTPGIKEFGIEGLGYLELKYYFKEFKYFNDLCRFNSCLHINEPNCFVISQIGFKIAEARYNSYLKIFSELKRYKSYAREIFGKN from the coding sequence TTGAATAGTAGTACATTTGAGGTTCTCTGGGGTGTTAATAATATTTATTCTGTTGTTGAAGTTAATACTAATACAGTTTATGAGGGTGTTATTAAAGGTAAATTCTTAAATACTAGGGAGAAAGAGTATAGTCCTTTAGTTCCGGGTGATTTTGTTTGTGGTGATATTTATGATGAACATAAGGTATACATTAAAGAGAGAATGGAACGTAGAAATGTTTTTTGGCGTTATAATAAAAAGGTTGCTTTAAGGCAAGTGATTGTTTCAAATATCGATAATATTTTGATTGTAAGTTCTGCTACTCTTCCAGAATTTAAAAATTCATTTATTGATAGAACATTGATAGTTGCTGAGGAGCAGGGAATTACCCCTATTATTTTGGTAAATAAGGTTGATGAAGGCATAAATCTGAGGGTTGATTCTTTTATTAAGATTTATGAATATTTAGGTTATAGAGTTATTAAGACTTCTGTTGTTACTTTGCAGGGAATTGATGAGGTGAAAAAAATTATTAAAAATTCAAGAACTTCTTTTATTGGGCAGTCTGGAGTTGGAAAATCTTCACTTATAAATGTTATAGATTTAAATGCATCTCAGGCTATAAATGAGATATCTTATAAGTATGCACGAGGCAGACATACTACGGTTTATGCTGTGGCTTTTCATTCTGATAATAAAATTTTAATTGATACTCCTGGAATAAAGGAATTTGGCATTGAAGGTTTAGGATATCTTGAGCTTAAATATTATTTTAAAGAATTTAAATATTTTAATGATTTATGTAGATTTAATTCTTGTTTACATATCAATGAGCCAAATTGTTTTGTAATAAGTCAAATTGGATTTAAAATTGCAGAAGCTAGGTATAATAGTTATTTGAAAATTTTTAGTGAACTTAAGAGATATAAAAGTTATGCAAGAGAAATATTTGGAAAAAATTGA
- the murI gene encoding glutamate racemase gives MNNLEDVIVIFDSGIGGLAYFEYISKKLFNRNYIYVADNKNFPYGDKSSNFILNEFLELISKLREIYNIVSIVVACNTASISVYNKLNFNFPIIYTLPSVSLVKELLCKRVILIATNTTINSEFVKKEQNNHIDLILKSAGELVKFVEYGDIFEKDALEYLKSLKFEVQSTKRDMVFLGCTHYLHIKDMIESVLEIPVYDNRKIVADELNKSLKNVENSDYCFKRYFYLTQDKNLHFYKNFCEKYNFYFKGIFN, from the coding sequence ATGAACAATTTAGAAGATGTTATAGTTATTTTTGATTCAGGTATTGGTGGACTTGCTTATTTTGAATATATAAGTAAGAAATTGTTTAATAGAAATTATATTTATGTTGCAGATAATAAAAATTTTCCTTATGGTGATAAAAGTTCAAATTTTATTTTAAATGAGTTTTTGGAGCTTATTTCAAAATTAAGGGAAATATATAATATTGTCTCTATTGTTGTTGCGTGTAATACAGCTTCTATTAGTGTTTATAATAAATTAAATTTTAATTTTCCTATAATATATACTTTGCCTTCAGTTAGTTTAGTTAAGGAACTTTTGTGTAAAAGGGTGATTTTAATTGCAACAAATACTACTATTAATAGCGAATTTGTCAAGAAAGAGCAGAATAATCATATAGATTTGATTTTAAAATCTGCGGGTGAACTTGTAAAATTTGTTGAATATGGAGATATCTTTGAAAAAGATGCGCTTGAGTATTTAAAATCTTTAAAGTTTGAAGTTCAATCTACTAAACGAGATATGGTTTTTTTGGGTTGTACTCATTATTTGCATATTAAAGATATGATAGAAAGTGTTTTAGAAATACCCGTTTATGATAATCGTAAAATTGTTGCCGATGAACTTAATAAATCGTTAAAAAATGTTGAAAATAGTGATTATTGTTTTAAACGTTATTTTTATTTAACACAAGATAAAAATTTACACTTTTATAAGAATTTTTGTGAAAAATATAATTTTTATTTTAAAGGAATATTCAATTGA
- a CDS encoding endonuclease MutS2 — translation MQEKYLEKIDFYQILSSVASYVTVSDTVKLLNEQQILKTDREIQEVCSFVNLIKNLIELDEEYPNYCLESINESIVLLLKKKSRISIEEIKNIILFLKEILRIMFFLEKHELKFRGEIDVLKKLLFVDPNLKYLLEFLCKYVDIDELKIKHGVDKRYDEIDFEIRNLNKKIEKQIKQIINLNANYLSSNLIYYKSGKCTIALKSSFKNRIKGNVISVSSSGETFYVEPNEMISENNRLSFLNFEKTHIVFRILQKLSDEIRKHIFILKSLYSNFIYYDSLKSRAIYGIQNQGIFPKLDGDLNIMNARHPLIKNAKPINFSPLNNRVVVITGPNAGGKTATLKTVALLSAMFQFGIPIPVDESSTFKIFDNILVDVGDEQSILNSLSTFSSHMNNIAYILKHATKDSLLIFDEFCSGTDIEQGQALAIAILEHLIFINAFVIISTHYNALKYFAYTHENVINASMQMDLDKMEPSYKLMFSVPGESFAFSVASKFLVDFNIISRAKNIYESSKTEVNEILARLTEKEREIYLLEEKIKNKLKFIELKEVEINDIRETLVLRERNLEENLVNEQKEFLKKSRQTLENLVREIKEEGVCLFKNKKFIADISDNIASKVTKIEMLNQKIATKVEFRVGDKVRVLGSNFSGEIIGVTKKGFIINTGVFKITVAAVSLEKILYNDRAPRGCEKKFSFSFEQQDDTLNLTVDIRGMRVAEAINFLGKKIDDMLLKNVSKFEIIHGKGEGLLMEGVHAFLKDITFIKKYYFAHPNDGGVGKTIVEF, via the coding sequence ATGCAAGAGAAATATTTGGAAAAAATTGATTTTTATCAAATATTATCTTCAGTTGCATCTTATGTAACTGTTTCAGATACGGTTAAACTTTTAAATGAACAGCAAATATTAAAAACTGATAGAGAAATTCAGGAAGTATGTTCTTTTGTTAATTTAATTAAAAATCTTATTGAACTTGATGAAGAATATCCAAATTATTGTCTTGAGAGTATAAATGAGTCTATTGTTTTACTCCTTAAAAAAAAATCAAGAATTTCTATCGAAGAGATTAAGAATATTATTCTCTTTCTAAAAGAAATTTTAAGAATAATGTTTTTTTTAGAAAAACATGAACTTAAATTTCGGGGTGAAATTGATGTTTTAAAAAAATTATTATTTGTAGATCCAAATTTAAAATATTTACTAGAATTTTTATGTAAATATGTTGATATTGATGAACTTAAAATAAAGCATGGTGTTGATAAGAGATATGATGAGATTGATTTTGAAATTAGAAATTTAAATAAAAAAATTGAAAAGCAAATTAAACAGATAATAAATTTAAATGCAAATTATTTAAGCTCTAATCTTATTTATTATAAATCAGGTAAATGTACCATTGCTCTTAAATCCAGTTTTAAAAATAGAATTAAAGGCAATGTTATATCTGTTTCCTCATCTGGTGAAACATTCTATGTTGAACCAAATGAAATGATAAGTGAAAATAATAGATTGAGTTTTTTAAATTTTGAAAAGACACATATCGTTTTTAGAATTTTGCAAAAATTATCAGATGAAATACGAAAACATATTTTTATCTTAAAATCTCTTTATAGTAATTTTATATATTATGATTCTTTAAAATCCAGAGCAATTTATGGGATTCAAAATCAAGGAATTTTTCCTAAACTTGATGGTGATTTGAATATTATGAATGCTAGGCATCCTTTAATAAAGAATGCAAAGCCTATTAATTTTTCTCCTTTAAATAATAGAGTTGTTGTTATTACAGGTCCTAATGCTGGTGGAAAAACAGCAACATTAAAAACAGTTGCTCTTTTGAGCGCTATGTTCCAATTTGGAATTCCAATTCCAGTTGATGAGTCTAGTACCTTTAAGATTTTTGATAACATTTTAGTTGATGTTGGAGATGAACAGTCAATTTTGAATTCTCTATCAACTTTTTCAAGTCATATGAATAATATTGCTTATATTTTAAAGCATGCAACAAAAGATAGTCTTTTGATATTTGATGAATTTTGTTCAGGTACTGATATTGAACAAGGACAAGCATTGGCTATAGCTATTCTTGAACATTTGATTTTCATTAATGCTTTTGTGATTATCTCAACCCATTATAATGCTCTTAAATATTTTGCATATACTCATGAAAATGTTATTAATGCTTCAATGCAAATGGATTTAGATAAAATGGAGCCCAGTTATAAGTTAATGTTTTCTGTTCCAGGGGAAAGCTTTGCTTTTAGTGTTGCAAGCAAATTTCTTGTTGATTTTAACATAATATCTAGAGCTAAAAATATTTATGAGTCTAGCAAGACGGAAGTTAATGAGATATTGGCAAGACTTACGGAAAAAGAGAGAGAAATATATTTACTTGAGGAAAAAATAAAGAATAAGCTTAAATTTATTGAGCTTAAAGAAGTTGAGATTAATGATATTCGGGAGACTCTTGTATTAAGAGAAAGAAATTTGGAAGAGAATCTTGTTAATGAACAAAAAGAGTTTTTAAAAAAATCAAGACAGACCTTAGAAAATTTGGTTAGAGAGATAAAAGAAGAAGGTGTTTGTCTTTTTAAGAATAAAAAATTTATAGCTGATATTTCAGATAATATAGCTTCTAAGGTTACTAAAATTGAAATGTTAAATCAAAAAATTGCTACTAAAGTTGAATTTAGAGTAGGAGATAAAGTTAGAGTATTAGGCTCAAATTTTTCAGGAGAGATAATAGGTGTTACCAAAAAAGGATTTATTATAAATACAGGTGTATTTAAGATTACAGTTGCAGCTGTTAGTTTAGAGAAAATATTGTATAATGATAGAGCTCCAAGAGGTTGTGAGAAAAAATTTAGTTTTTCTTTTGAGCAGCAAGATGATACATTAAATTTAACAGTTGATATTAGGGGAATGAGGGTGGCTGAGGCTATAAACTTCTTGGGTAAGAAAATAGATGATATGTTGCTTAAAAATGTTTCTAAATTTGAAATCATTCATGGCAAAGGAGAAGGTTTGCTAATGGAAGGAGTGCACGCATTTTTAAAAGATATAACGTTTATTAAAAAATATTATTTTGCTCATCCAAATGATGGAGGGGTTGGAAAAACAATAGTAGAATTTTAA
- the asnS gene encoding asparagine--tRNA ligase: MHKSIKEILNNPITNSTITVKGWIRTKRSNGKISFLEINDGSNIKGIQAVIDENNPQFEKKEFKKLTTGASISLTGILILSPAKGQTYEIKTTNFYIIGESDQETYPLQKKRHSFEFLREIPHLRIRTNTFGAVARIKNQISYKIHEYFQKNGFFYIHTPIITSNDGEGVGEIFRVSTLNLNNIENKKEIDFKDDFFGKQAFLTVTGQLHGEAYAMALSKIYTFGPTFRAENSNTTRHASEFWMIEPEMAFFTLEDNINLAEDFLKYVLSETLNHCHEDMEFFDNFIEKGVIKKIEDVINSKFEVITYTQAIKKLENATKTFEIKPYWGMDLQTEHERYLTEEIIKKPTTVIDYPKEFKAFYMKMNQDNKTVKGMDILVPRIGEIIGGSEREDNLDKLNNRIKELNLETETLNWYLDLRRFGSTPHSGFGLGLERLLQYTTGMANIRDVIPFPRTPKTLHF, encoded by the coding sequence ATGCACAAAAGTATCAAAGAAATATTAAACAACCCTATAACAAACAGTACAATCACAGTCAAAGGGTGGATTAGAACAAAACGAAGCAATGGTAAAATTTCATTTTTAGAAATTAATGACGGCTCAAATATTAAAGGAATTCAAGCTGTTATTGATGAAAACAATCCTCAATTTGAAAAAAAAGAATTTAAAAAGCTCACAACAGGTGCAAGCATATCCTTAACAGGAATCTTAATTTTAAGCCCTGCAAAAGGACAAACTTATGAAATTAAAACAACAAATTTTTATATAATTGGGGAATCAGATCAAGAAACATATCCTTTACAAAAAAAAAGACATTCTTTTGAATTCTTAAGAGAAATCCCTCATCTAAGAATACGCACTAATACATTTGGTGCTGTTGCCAGAATTAAAAACCAAATTTCTTATAAAATTCATGAATATTTTCAAAAAAACGGATTTTTTTATATTCATACACCCATTATTACATCAAACGATGGTGAAGGAGTAGGTGAAATATTTCGTGTATCTACCCTAAACCTTAATAATATTGAAAACAAAAAAGAAATTGATTTTAAAGATGATTTTTTTGGCAAACAAGCATTTCTTACAGTAACTGGACAATTGCATGGAGAAGCTTATGCAATGGCTTTATCAAAAATATATACATTTGGTCCTACCTTTAGAGCAGAAAATTCAAATACAACACGCCATGCCTCAGAATTCTGGATGATTGAACCTGAAATGGCATTTTTTACGCTTGAAGATAACATAAATTTAGCAGAAGATTTTTTAAAATACGTCCTAAGCGAAACTTTAAATCACTGTCATGAAGATATGGAATTTTTTGATAACTTCATTGAAAAGGGAGTAATAAAAAAGATTGAAGATGTAATAAATTCTAAATTTGAAGTTATTACCTATACTCAAGCAATTAAAAAACTCGAAAATGCAACAAAAACATTTGAAATAAAACCTTATTGGGGCATGGATTTACAAACAGAACATGAAAGGTATTTAACAGAAGAAATTATTAAAAAACCTACTACAGTTATTGACTATCCAAAAGAATTTAAAGCATTTTACATGAAAATGAATCAAGACAATAAAACTGTAAAAGGAATGGATATTTTAGTTCCACGAATTGGAGAAATCATTGGGGGCAGTGAAAGAGAAGATAATCTAGATAAATTGAATAATAGAATAAAAGAGCTAAATTTAGAAACAGAGACTCTTAATTGGTATTTAGATTTAAGAAGATTCGGCTCAACTCCGCATTCTGGATTTGGACTTGGACTTGAAAGACTACTGCAATATACAACAGGAATGGCTAATATTAGAGATGTTATACCATTTCCAAGAACTCCGAAAACTCTTCATTTCTAA
- a CDS encoding DUF2764 family protein: MLSSYYYIISSLPYLDLKVEKVWSISDFFDNVEIVLSREDFLFIKDLSELRFNKESSEVTKKFFEFEEIIRYTLAVIRAEKLGFEKDIYLESPYFSSYYLGILKPLCLKENPFEVELGIDILKWQFLTELEVGNEFNFEKLIIYFLKLMLISRRSLFREEIGEKNFDDVCQKLSMKISKNF; this comes from the coding sequence ATGTTAAGTTCATATTACTATATTATATCCTCATTACCTTATCTTGATTTAAAGGTTGAAAAGGTATGGAGCATATCGGATTTTTTTGATAATGTTGAGATTGTTTTAAGTAGAGAAGATTTTCTTTTTATAAAGGATTTGTCAGAGTTGAGATTTAATAAAGAAAGTTCAGAGGTTACTAAGAAGTTTTTTGAATTTGAAGAAATAATAAGATATACTCTGGCAGTTATTAGGGCTGAAAAATTGGGATTTGAGAAAGATATATATTTAGAATCTCCTTATTTTTCTAGTTATTATTTAGGAATTTTGAAACCTCTTTGTCTTAAAGAAAATCCTTTTGAGGTAGAACTAGGAATTGATATTTTAAAATGGCAATTTTTAACAGAACTTGAAGTTGGAAATGAATTTAACTTTGAAAAGTTGATAATTTATTTTTTAAAGTTAATGTTAATTTCAAGGAGAAGTCTCTTTAGAGAAGAGATAGGTGAGAAAAATTTTGATGATGTTTGTCAAAAATTAAGTATGAAAATAAGTAAAAATTTTTGA
- a CDS encoding V-type ATP synthase subunit E codes for MQFEVKDLINKIKKDGLDEAERLSSEIILNAKQEAEAIILKAESEAKELKIKAEKEAYDYKRYSLEASRQAFRDLVIGTENSIKSLFKSALKDSVSSVYDSNFLRELIIRVLDVWGKDDKIDIMLNESDIDNLSSILKTSIRNKFGAEIEIKPFKGINKGFKVQQRDGSLYYDFTSEAIADILFEYLNPRFKEIIKLD; via the coding sequence GTGCAATTTGAAGTTAAAGATTTAATAAATAAAATTAAAAAAGATGGACTTGATGAAGCTGAAAGGCTGTCAAGTGAAATTATTCTTAATGCAAAGCAAGAAGCTGAAGCTATTATTTTAAAGGCTGAGAGTGAGGCTAAAGAGTTAAAAATAAAAGCCGAAAAAGAAGCTTATGATTATAAGAGATATTCTCTTGAAGCATCTCGTCAAGCATTTAGAGATTTAGTTATTGGTACTGAAAATAGTATTAAATCTCTTTTTAAATCTGCTTTAAAGGATTCTGTTTCTAGTGTCTATGATTCTAATTTTTTAAGAGAACTAATTATTAGGGTTTTAGATGTTTGGGGTAAAGATGATAAGATAGATATTATGCTTAATGAATCTGATATTGATAATTTATCATCTATTTTAAAAACAAGCATAAGAAATAAATTCGGTGCTGAAATTGAAATAAAACCTTTTAAGGGTATAAATAAAGGGTTTAAAGTCCAACAGAGAGACGGTAGTTTATATTATGATTTTACATCAGAAGCTATTGCTGACATTCTTTTTGAATATTTAAATCCAAGGTTTAAGGAAATTATAAAATTGGATTAG